Proteins encoded together in one Streptomyces umbrinus window:
- a CDS encoding GntR family transcriptional regulator → MPEQPPYLRIADELRRRISEHEWTPGDRLPSRAEIGQECGVGENVVRRAQELLISQGVLEGRAGSGTYVAEPRRRVRVVRSSAREQPEGSPFRADMKTVGRQGDWESRTDAKVPAPADIAARLGIAEGDLCVRTAYEFLADGKPVQLSTSWEPYDLTGGTLVVLPEGGPHAGAGVVNRMAEIGVTVSHTVEQPEPRQATAEEASLLGIQKTSLVTHIRRTYYSDDGQPVETADIVVPAALCEIVYEVPIGR, encoded by the coding sequence ATGCCTGAGCAACCGCCCTATCTCCGCATCGCCGACGAACTCCGGCGGCGGATCTCGGAGCACGAGTGGACACCGGGAGACCGGCTCCCCTCCCGCGCCGAGATCGGCCAGGAGTGCGGCGTGGGCGAGAACGTGGTGCGCCGAGCACAGGAGTTGCTGATCTCCCAGGGTGTTCTGGAGGGGCGCGCCGGTTCTGGCACCTACGTCGCCGAGCCCCGGCGGCGTGTACGGGTTGTTCGTTCGTCGGCGCGCGAGCAGCCCGAGGGCTCACCGTTTCGCGCGGACATGAAGACCGTGGGTAGGCAGGGCGACTGGGAGAGCCGGACCGACGCCAAAGTGCCGGCGCCTGCGGATATCGCGGCGCGTCTCGGTATCGCCGAGGGCGACCTATGCGTCCGTACCGCGTACGAGTTCCTCGCCGACGGCAAGCCGGTGCAGCTGTCGACGAGTTGGGAGCCGTACGACCTCACCGGCGGAACTCTCGTCGTCCTCCCGGAGGGAGGACCGCACGCCGGGGCAGGTGTCGTAAACCGTATGGCCGAGATCGGCGTCACCGTCAGCCACACCGTGGAGCAGCCGGAGCCACGGCAAGCGACCGCCGAGGAGGCGTCACTTCTCGGTATCCAGAAGACCTCGCTGGTCACGCACATTCGCCGGACGTACTACAGCGACGACGGCCAGCCCGTGGAGACGGCAGACATTGTGGTGCCCGCGGCTCTCTGCGAGATCGTCTACGAGGTTCCGATCGGTCGTTAG
- a CDS encoding GntR family transcriptional regulator produces the protein MPSRCHGIADDLRNRIATGRIKAGERLPSEAQLAAQYVVSTPTLRSALAALQREGLIEKIHGKGNFVRHPLRKITYVGGRGTLDTRTAAEAPLRVTVRTTKVRARGHLTALLKVPTSSPLTEFLCLSHEGESPHSLARIYVPRDLVPAALLGELPTYEETAARFAVLRPPSAKVRETVSVRLPTPDEASALRISSALAVLAITRVTADITERVVEAALLVFPGDRADAVFTTHQVIDESGTQG, from the coding sequence GTGCCTTCTCGCTGTCACGGTATTGCCGATGACCTCCGGAACCGGATCGCCACAGGTCGGATCAAGGCTGGCGAACGCCTTCCCTCTGAGGCTCAGTTAGCCGCTCAGTACGTGGTGAGCACCCCGACGCTGCGGAGTGCTCTCGCAGCGCTTCAAAGGGAAGGTCTCATCGAAAAGATCCACGGCAAAGGGAACTTCGTTCGCCATCCCCTCCGCAAAATCACGTACGTCGGCGGACGGGGCACACTGGACACCCGGACCGCGGCTGAGGCACCTCTCCGCGTCACTGTCCGAACCACCAAGGTCCGGGCGCGCGGACATCTGACGGCTCTGCTGAAGGTGCCGACCAGTAGTCCACTGACCGAGTTCCTCTGCCTCAGCCATGAGGGGGAGTCGCCGCACAGCCTGGCTCGCATCTACGTCCCTCGCGACCTGGTGCCGGCCGCCCTGCTCGGCGAGTTGCCTACGTACGAGGAGACCGCAGCGAGATTCGCAGTACTGCGCCCTCCGTCGGCCAAAGTCCGGGAGACAGTCAGCGTTCGCCTCCCGACACCGGACGAAGCCTCGGCCCTTCGGATCAGCTCTGCCTTGGCGGTTCTCGCCATTACACGCGTGACGGCCGACATCACCGAGCGCGTGGTCGAGGCCGCGCTCTTGGTGTTCCCCGGGGATCGCGCCGACGCGGTCTTCACCACCCACCAGGTGATCGACGAAAGCGGGACGCAAGGATGA
- a CDS encoding DUF6188 family protein: MKVPTSLIGSVVERTAFDHQVRLSLRTSVEGEGRGVDAELIVETSFLLRDADGEWRELKPGTGVHLAPVLDLFGQLITAVDVQGRGALTIDFLDGVGLRVGPDPQFESWHLIGRGITPVTVGPGGEEHWES, translated from the coding sequence GTGAAGGTGCCCACGTCCCTAATTGGGTCTGTTGTGGAGCGCACGGCGTTCGATCACCAGGTGCGGCTCAGCCTGCGGACGTCCGTTGAGGGTGAGGGGCGCGGTGTGGATGCGGAGTTGATCGTGGAGACGTCGTTTCTGCTCCGAGACGCAGACGGCGAATGGCGCGAACTGAAGCCGGGGACGGGCGTACATCTTGCCCCGGTGCTCGATCTCTTCGGGCAGTTGATCACAGCCGTTGACGTTCAAGGCCGTGGCGCCCTGACCATCGACTTTCTCGATGGTGTCGGCTTGCGTGTCGGCCCCGACCCGCAGTTTGAGTCATGGCACTTGATCGGTCGCGGCATCACCCCTGTCACGGTCGGGCCTGGCGGTGAGGAGCACTGGGAAAGCTGA
- a CDS encoding restriction endonuclease, which yields MPEYALDEWRAIMRGENPQPSDDYIVVAFPDDELRTAYLSQVSSWPEMEVRAILRNMLGGPSHLSILDQIHLQVLKAKGPSRSLDPDSPDERHFSEYEGRAILAAAGRSSEPVWQGISWVLDLLPDSPRDALGAVSAYFMAHFQVLSDWREVGLSDAIALIRHRYITQGRTERERKIKLLRSLDPRDLEFLIADLYRAMGYAVRVTPRQKDGGKDIEAERGNEKIYIECKNWEQKVDVNTVRSFGFVVMDKNVTSGVLVSVSGFTERGPETAEKLVMESSVRHRMILLDGHRAVQQLNEYLGAGWHLRADQIIARQKRSG from the coding sequence ATGCCTGAATATGCATTAGACGAATGGCGCGCCATTATGCGCGGCGAGAATCCTCAACCATCGGACGACTACATCGTAGTTGCCTTTCCGGATGATGAGCTACGAACCGCCTATCTGAGTCAGGTTTCTTCGTGGCCGGAGATGGAAGTTCGAGCGATCCTCAGGAACATGCTCGGCGGGCCATCTCATCTGTCTATTCTTGATCAGATCCACTTGCAAGTTCTGAAGGCGAAGGGTCCGTCGCGATCGTTGGATCCGGATTCGCCAGACGAGCGTCATTTTAGCGAGTATGAAGGCCGGGCCATACTTGCAGCAGCTGGCAGGAGTTCGGAGCCAGTTTGGCAGGGTATTTCATGGGTGCTGGATCTCCTCCCGGATTCCCCACGTGACGCGCTTGGTGCGGTGTCAGCCTACTTCATGGCTCACTTTCAGGTGCTGTCTGACTGGAGGGAAGTGGGCCTCTCTGATGCTATTGCGCTGATCCGTCATCGGTACATCACGCAAGGGCGAACGGAACGCGAACGGAAGATCAAACTACTACGAAGCCTTGATCCAAGGGATCTTGAGTTTCTGATCGCTGACCTCTATCGAGCCATGGGCTATGCGGTGCGCGTTACTCCTCGACAGAAGGATGGGGGAAAAGATATTGAGGCGGAGCGCGGCAACGAGAAAATTTATATTGAGTGCAAGAATTGGGAGCAGAAGGTTGACGTCAACACTGTTCGTAGCTTCGGGTTTGTTGTAATGGATAAGAATGTGACGTCGGGAGTTCTTGTTTCGGTTTCTGGCTTCACAGAGAGAGGACCGGAGACTGCGGAAAAACTGGTTATGGAATCTTCTGTGCGACACCGCATGATTCTGCTCGATGGCCATCGAGCTGTTCAGCAGCTTAACGAATACCTCGGTGCAGGCTGGCACCTGCGAGCTGACCAAATCATTGCTCGCCAGAAGCGCAGTGGCTGA